From Chloroflexota bacterium, the proteins below share one genomic window:
- a CDS encoding glycosyltransferase family 4 protein encodes MRIALNGWFWGQMGTGSGQVLHGLVRWLPRVSPGDERWLILPRHASSTEDVPGWRLVRVATPFDRVQIDLAKVWFEQIAFPWACRRLGVEIAHVPYWGSPWWRPCRVVVTVHDLIPLFGAARCSDCTQRWSPGPLAALI; translated from the coding sequence ATGCGGATCGCTCTCAACGGCTGGTTTTGGGGCCAGATGGGCACGGGCAGCGGGCAGGTGCTGCACGGGTTGGTGCGTTGGCTGCCGCGCGTCTCCCCAGGCGATGAGCGATGGTTGATCCTGCCCCGACACGCATCTTCCACAGAGGATGTGCCCGGCTGGCGGCTCGTGCGCGTGGCCACCCCGTTCGATCGCGTGCAGATCGACCTGGCCAAGGTCTGGTTCGAGCAGATCGCGTTTCCATGGGCGTGTCGGCGGCTGGGAGTGGAGATAGCCCACGTGCCTTATTGGGGATCGCCGTGGTGGCGGCCGTGTCGCGTCGTCGTCACCGTGCACGATCTGATCCCGCTGTTCGGGGCGGCCCGTTGCAGCGATTGTACACAGCGCTGGTCTCCCGGACCGCTCGCCGCTCTCATCTGA
- a CDS encoding glycosyltransferase family 4 protein → MQRLYTALVSRTARRSHLILTDSEAARRDIVQHLGVSPERVRTVYLAADERYARSLTGEDLQRVRERYRLPHRFILYFGGFDVRKNVPRLLEAYARLVRQGRHRDTPLVIAGRLPSQDTPFTPDPRRLARELGIEAWVHFPGWIAEEDKPALYALAEVFVFVPTYEGFGLPALEAMSVGFPPEV, encoded by the coding sequence TTGCAGCGATTGTACACAGCGCTGGTCTCCCGGACCGCTCGCCGCTCTCATCTGATCCTGACGGATTCCGAGGCGGCGCGTCGGGATATCGTACAGCATCTGGGTGTGTCACCGGAGCGGGTCCGCACCGTGTATTTAGCTGCGGACGAGCGATATGCCCGCTCTTTGACCGGGGAGGACCTGCAGCGGGTGCGGGAGCGGTATCGGCTACCGCATCGGTTCATCCTCTATTTCGGCGGCTTCGATGTGCGCAAGAATGTGCCGCGTTTGCTGGAGGCGTACGCCCGGCTGGTGCGTCAGGGGCGGCATCGCGACACGCCGCTGGTGATCGCGGGGCGGCTGCCGAGCCAGGATACCCCGTTCACGCCGGATCCTCGTCGCCTGGCGCGTGAGCTGGGGATCGAGGCGTGGGTGCATTTCCCCGGCTGGATCGCGGAGGAGGACAAGCCGGCATTGTACGCGCTGGCCGAGGTGTTCGTATTCGTGCCCACCTATGAGGGGTTTGGGCTCCCCGCGCTGGAGGCGATGTCGGTGGGCTTCCCGCCCGAGGTCTGA
- a CDS encoding SDR family oxidoreductase yields MSKILVTGGAGFIGSHVVDAFLDAGHEVAVIDNLVTGKRENVNPKAKFYEVDIRDQEAVEEVFAAERPDAVCHQAALANVRESLEKPIEYGEVNILGSLALLEAARRHECRRFIYASTGGACYGEPEFLPVTEDHPINPLDPYGASKHVVEHYLYLYRHNYGLSYVVLRYPNVYGPRQDPLGEAGVVAIFTGLMLQGKQPTINGTGEQQRDFVYVGDIARANVIALEQGEGIYNIGSGVPTDVNTIFAELKEIIGYPGEARYGPPKLGEVFRIYLDASKAREELGWEPTVPLREGLTRTVEFFRHREG; encoded by the coding sequence ATGAGCAAGATCCTGGTTACAGGGGGGGCTGGATTCATCGGTTCTCACGTTGTGGATGCCTTCCTCGATGCCGGGCACGAGGTGGCGGTGATCGACAACCTGGTCACGGGCAAGCGGGAGAACGTGAATCCCAAGGCGAAGTTCTACGAGGTGGACATCCGGGACCAGGAGGCGGTGGAGGAGGTCTTCGCCGCCGAGCGGCCGGATGCCGTCTGTCACCAGGCCGCGCTGGCGAACGTGCGCGAGTCGTTGGAGAAGCCCATTGAGTATGGCGAGGTGAACATCCTGGGCTCTCTGGCGCTGCTGGAGGCGGCCCGCAGGCACGAATGTCGTCGCTTCATCTACGCGTCGACGGGGGGAGCCTGCTACGGTGAACCGGAGTTCCTGCCGGTCACGGAGGATCACCCGATCAATCCGCTGGATCCCTACGGTGCCAGCAAGCATGTGGTGGAGCATTATCTGTACCTGTATCGACATAATTATGGGTTGTCCTACGTGGTCTTGCGGTATCCCAACGTGTATGGCCCGCGCCAGGATCCCCTGGGCGAGGCGGGGGTTGTGGCGATCTTTACCGGCTTGATGCTGCAGGGTAAGCAGCCGACGATCAACGGCACCGGCGAACAGCAGCGCGATTTCGTCTACGTGGGTGACATCGCCCGGGCAAATGTGATCGCTTTGGAGCAGGGTGAGGGGATTTACAACATCGGCTCCGGCGTCCCGACCGATGTCAACACCATCTTCGCGGAGCTGAAGGAGATCATCGGGTATCCGGGGGAGGCGCGTTATGGCCCGCCGAAGCTGGGCGAGGTGTTCCGTATCTACCTGGATGCCAGCAAGGCGCGCGAGGAGTTGGGATGGGAGCCGACGGTTCCTCTGAGGGAAGGCCTCACCCGAACGGTGGAGTTCTTCCGCCATCGTGAGGGATAA